Proteins from one Prevotella sp. E2-28 genomic window:
- a CDS encoding non-ribosomal peptide synthetase translates to MNNLFKRIVEQHSSDIALKFGNQSATYHELDLISDKIAQLIIDCGLSPKECPFIGLYSSRTLYTIPMMLGIWKAGFAYVPMDPKFSSERIDYILDDCKLQLILTDCVAPTADYPLTHWMTINESVLNDVHPTSICAEPNTYAYVIYTSGTTGRPKGSPITQAGVQNLIEARLQLIPSEENTLETSLASIVFDYSIWEIFCPLMTGTPVYFLSEQERNNPQLIAELLEHQPVTTFSITPTHLSVVPFKKYPHLKYLTVAGESCPEPLIRKWQKACKVINAYGPTETTVVTVAGIMTPESSANDLGKPFQGVTCYILDEHLHQVPQGTKGELYIGGIQLSGGYLNNEELNKQKFIANPFVSQAPSAPILYASGDMVYQQPDGHIIYCGRKDSQVKIRGFRIELGEVKTALEKCESVESAAVEAVTQGEQKYLRAFVKAAVSPINPVQVREELKGKLPPYMIPSRIIEVSTIPKNINGKTDFHALAAMMPTEHLQDEISGDVEREIAAIWHHILGDATPFDSDSDFIGVGGDSISVILMTEQLRQQFNIQITIDDVYSHLKLRQIALFVSSAVQGENISTSTSEDTDLQTVPLSYYLQNVFVHCQLSQQASLAYNLVELIPFGLSLEKDKLLAAWNKLVQIQSALRMTFFTDSEGKHYLKVNDFKEQTDIPEFSVADENAIKELVTERLSHPFDLMHGPLYFVELYHDADGRWLFAVYTHHLISDGWSLDELSKQLYKLYEGKEITVKDNFANYVFNTNEKEQSALGTDSKQYWDQYLQDVPELNLPGFKTDSDNTDYTTGCVAASMNPTLSKAIHDYCSQHHVTLFSFLSSAFMLVCSRISRQQQFTIGYPSSGRASSTHFDLVGYFVHPYPLKYDSSLLDMTFSQLCNHTMKDIREATAHPYALVKLPYFNFTLENMRYETSIGVNLPYQLAPLTLTVDNDDKNLQCRWLYRQSMAEKKDVELLSRCYLALLQNLVEDNDKHSVRSASMVDKSEYDRQVRLNTISPLSKPKETIIDVFLHQVAHHPDHLALKDENCSYTYQQLDEASHRVAASLLSDELPQGAVGIYCERSSQSLATILGIVRAGCFYVPLNDSYPKERLRHIMTDSGMQRIVTTQSLKKDIEDLVPSVRIYLIEDLIEAQIEDTLQPKITASTPAYMIYTSGTTGQPKGVIVPHSSVVSMVTIGAPSVYCPTADDRIIQFSTYIFDASVIDIFCALLTGATLITAPESLKKDPERLFQLMEDEQITWACIPPAFLHSCHKDATTSLKTILVGGESPSQEIISRYSNIRFINGYGPTENTVCSTSHTYGNDTTQDSNCIGKPLSGVTCYVLDDDQNLLPDGVVGELYLGGLQLATGYHNRPELNNKSFINNPFVSPSDLEKGINTRLYATGDMVCRKADGLLYFMGRKDFQVKLRGYRIELADIESSILSHPEVQQCVVEVRQMGDANQLVAHIETANSQLTATCLRDWLSDKLSTYMIPAYWSFSDHFPLTHNGKIDRPRLPEPQLCSAGSDNNEELLEVERRCRFTISTIVGIEAESIDVNANLMEEIGMNSLQILEYVSQMQARGFQIHAADVYHCKTIRKLTEFMESNKEPLTQEQIDGRVIYFATPDNRHKPLLIVCSGTPYFEAFYMNLHHVFKDQYTILVVETASEFYSLRPDFPIDMDALMAEYARILRPILKDRTTPIVTTGLCLGGDMALRLAEELDTQKIARPSAVIIDGFACRSKYGADWGGMVVEPGISEEVVKFRNHVLHTLSGSFVQHHYSGPAHLIMCTEFEDAPGQTREEAIAHFPVNKANWKESQPDMPITFVGSVHMQMVHDPENLRIIKQVIDSYAFA, encoded by the coding sequence ATGAATAACCTCTTCAAAAGAATAGTAGAACAACATTCATCTGACATAGCCCTTAAATTCGGAAATCAGAGTGCCACATACCATGAGTTGGACCTAATATCAGATAAAATAGCACAACTGATAATTGATTGCGGACTTTCCCCCAAGGAATGTCCTTTCATAGGTCTTTATTCTTCGCGTACCTTATATACTATTCCAATGATGCTCGGCATCTGGAAAGCAGGCTTCGCCTATGTTCCGATGGACCCGAAATTCTCGTCAGAACGTATTGACTATATTCTTGATGACTGTAAGCTGCAATTGATACTAACTGATTGCGTTGCACCAACAGCAGATTATCCCCTGACACATTGGATGACTATCAATGAGTCTGTATTGAACGATGTTCATCCTACCTCGATATGCGCAGAACCGAATACCTACGCTTACGTTATCTATACTTCAGGCACAACAGGCAGGCCAAAAGGTTCACCCATTACACAGGCTGGCGTACAAAATCTCATAGAAGCACGTCTGCAATTAATTCCTTCTGAAGAGAATACGCTGGAAACGAGTCTTGCCAGTATCGTATTCGACTATTCCATCTGGGAAATATTCTGTCCGTTGATGACAGGAACTCCTGTGTATTTCCTCAGCGAACAGGAGAGGAATAATCCACAATTGATAGCTGAACTGCTGGAACACCAGCCCGTCACTACGTTCAGTATCACTCCTACCCATCTGTCTGTCGTTCCTTTTAAGAAATACCCTCACTTGAAGTACCTGACTGTTGCAGGTGAATCATGTCCTGAGCCTCTGATTCGCAAATGGCAGAAGGCATGTAAGGTGATTAATGCCTATGGTCCTACAGAGACAACGGTAGTCACGGTGGCAGGCATCATGACGCCTGAAAGCTCTGCCAATGATTTAGGTAAACCGTTTCAAGGGGTAACCTGTTATATTTTGGATGAGCATCTGCATCAAGTTCCACAGGGCACCAAAGGTGAATTGTATATCGGTGGCATTCAATTGTCGGGTGGTTATCTGAATAATGAGGAACTAAACAAGCAGAAATTTATTGCGAACCCATTCGTCAGCCAAGCTCCATCAGCTCCCATTCTTTATGCCAGTGGCGACATGGTATATCAGCAGCCAGACGGACATATTATCTACTGCGGACGAAAGGACAGTCAGGTAAAAATTCGTGGCTTCCGTATTGAGTTAGGCGAAGTAAAGACTGCCTTGGAGAAATGCGAATCTGTTGAATCTGCTGCTGTAGAGGCTGTTACACAAGGAGAGCAGAAGTATTTGCGTGCTTTCGTGAAGGCTGCGGTCAGTCCGATAAATCCTGTGCAAGTACGTGAAGAACTGAAGGGAAAACTACCCCCTTACATGATACCCTCCCGTATCATTGAAGTGTCTACAATACCAAAGAACATAAATGGCAAGACCGATTTCCATGCGTTAGCTGCTATGATGCCTACTGAGCATCTGCAAGATGAAATCTCTGGAGATGTTGAACGTGAGATTGCCGCTATATGGCATCATATTTTAGGCGATGCCACACCATTCGATTCTGATAGTGATTTCATTGGAGTTGGTGGTGACTCCATCTCTGTCATCTTGATGACGGAACAGTTGCGACAGCAATTCAATATTCAGATAACGATAGATGATGTATATTCTCATTTGAAACTACGTCAAATAGCATTATTTGTTAGTTCTGCCGTACAAGGAGAGAATATATCGACGTCAACATCTGAGGATACAGACCTACAGACTGTTCCCCTATCCTACTATCTTCAGAATGTCTTTGTACATTGCCAACTCAGTCAGCAGGCATCACTGGCCTATAATCTGGTAGAACTGATTCCTTTTGGACTGTCGCTGGAAAAGGACAAACTCTTAGCAGCATGGAACAAACTGGTACAGATACAGTCTGCCCTTCGTATGACATTCTTTACGGATAGTGAAGGAAAGCATTATCTGAAGGTGAATGACTTCAAAGAGCAAACTGATATTCCTGAATTTAGCGTTGCTGATGAAAATGCCATAAAGGAACTTGTTACAGAACGACTGTCACATCCATTCGACTTGATGCATGGACCTCTTTATTTTGTAGAGCTCTATCATGATGCCGACGGACGATGGCTGTTTGCTGTTTATACACATCACCTCATCTCTGATGGTTGGTCGCTTGATGAACTAAGCAAGCAGCTTTATAAACTATATGAAGGGAAAGAGATAACGGTAAAAGATAATTTTGCCAACTATGTCTTTAATACCAACGAGAAGGAACAGAGCGCTTTGGGTACAGATAGCAAACAGTATTGGGATCAATATCTGCAGGATGTGCCAGAGTTGAATTTACCTGGTTTCAAAACTGATTCAGATAACACAGATTATACGACAGGATGTGTTGCTGCAAGTATGAATCCAACTTTGTCAAAGGCTATTCATGACTACTGTTCACAACATCATGTCACATTGTTCTCATTCCTCTCATCAGCATTCATGCTGGTTTGCAGTCGAATTTCCAGACAGCAACAGTTTACGATAGGCTATCCTTCATCTGGACGTGCGTCATCAACTCATTTTGATTTGGTGGGCTATTTTGTTCATCCCTATCCTTTGAAGTATGATTCCTCTCTGCTCGATATGACCTTCAGTCAACTCTGCAATCATACTATGAAAGATATACGGGAAGCCACGGCGCATCCTTATGCACTTGTGAAGTTACCGTATTTCAATTTTACATTAGAGAATATGCGCTATGAAACAAGTATAGGCGTTAATCTGCCTTATCAGTTGGCTCCACTAACGCTGACTGTTGATAACGATGATAAGAATCTTCAATGCAGATGGCTTTATCGTCAATCTATGGCCGAGAAAAAGGATGTAGAATTACTAAGCCGTTGCTATCTGGCATTACTACAGAACCTTGTGGAGGATAATGACAAGCATTCTGTAAGGTCGGCATCTATGGTAGATAAGTCTGAATATGACAGACAGGTGAGATTGAATACAATCTCTCCACTCTCTAAACCGAAAGAGACCATCATTGATGTATTCCTTCATCAGGTAGCGCATCATCCAGATCATTTAGCCTTAAAAGACGAAAACTGCAGCTATACCTATCAGCAACTTGATGAGGCGTCACACCGTGTGGCTGCGTCACTTCTTTCCGATGAACTTCCACAAGGTGCTGTAGGCATTTATTGTGAACGTTCTTCTCAGTCTCTGGCCACCATTCTTGGTATCGTTCGTGCTGGCTGTTTCTATGTACCACTCAACGATTCCTATCCCAAGGAACGTTTACGTCATATTATGACCGATAGTGGGATGCAACGAATTGTAACGACTCAAAGTCTAAAGAAAGATATCGAGGACCTTGTGCCATCAGTCCGCATTTATCTCATAGAGGATTTGATAGAGGCACAAATAGAAGATACGCTACAACCAAAGATTACGGCATCTACTCCAGCCTATATGATTTACACATCAGGAACAACAGGACAGCCAAAGGGAGTTATCGTACCTCATAGTAGCGTGGTTTCTATGGTGACGATAGGTGCTCCTAGTGTCTATTGTCCCACGGCAGACGATCGTATCATCCAGTTCTCAACCTATATCTTCGACGCTTCCGTCATTGATATCTTCTGTGCACTGCTGACTGGCGCCACACTGATAACTGCTCCAGAGTCTTTGAAGAAAGACCCGGAACGCCTGTTCCAACTGATGGAGGATGAGCAAATCACGTGGGCTTGCATCCCGCCGGCATTCCTTCATTCCTGTCACAAAGATGCAACCACTTCACTAAAAACCATCCTCGTTGGCGGTGAGTCACCAAGTCAGGAGATTATCTCCCGCTATAGCAACATCCGTTTTATCAATGGCTATGGTCCTACAGAGAATACCGTATGTAGCACCAGTCACACCTATGGAAATGATACCACACAGGATTCAAACTGCATCGGCAAACCACTTTCAGGCGTCACCTGCTATGTGCTCGATGATGATCAGAATCTCTTACCCGATGGTGTTGTAGGTGAGCTGTACCTTGGCGGACTGCAGTTGGCTACGGGGTATCACAACCGTCCAGAACTCAACAACAAGAGTTTTATCAACAATCCCTTCGTCAGTCCGTCTGACCTTGAGAAAGGCATCAATACACGACTTTATGCTACAGGCGACATGGTCTGCCGTAAAGCTGACGGATTACTTTATTTCATGGGACGAAAGGACTTTCAAGTCAAACTGCGTGGATACCGCATCGAATTGGCTGATATTGAGAGTTCCATTCTTTCTCACCCCGAGGTACAGCAATGTGTCGTTGAGGTTCGCCAGATGGGCGATGCCAATCAGTTAGTGGCACATATCGAAACAGCGAATAGTCAACTGACGGCTACCTGTTTACGCGACTGGCTTTCTGACAAACTCTCCACTTATATGATACCAGCCTATTGGAGTTTCTCAGACCACTTCCCCTTGACGCATAACGGAAAGATAGACCGCCCCCGCTTACCAGAGCCACAGTTGTGTTCTGCAGGAAGTGATAACAACGAAGAGTTGTTAGAAGTGGAGCGCCGTTGTCGTTTTACTATCTCCACGATTGTTGGCATCGAAGCTGAGTCTATTGATGTCAATGCCAATCTGATGGAAGAAATTGGCATGAACTCACTCCAGATTCTTGAATATGTCAGTCAGATGCAGGCACGCGGATTTCAGATACATGCTGCTGATGTCTATCATTGCAAGACTATCCGCAAACTGACAGAATTCATGGAGTCCAACAAAGAACCGCTGACACAGGAACAGATTGACGGCAGAGTCATCTATTTCGCTACACCCGACAATCGTCATAAGCCCTTGCTCATCGTTTGCTCTGGCACACCTTACTTTGAAGCCTTCTACATGAACCTTCATCATGTGTTCAAGGATCAATACACCATTCTTGTTGTTGAGACAGCCAGCGAATTCTATTCTCTTCGTCCCGACTTCCCCATAGATATGGATGCACTGATGGCTGAGTATGCACGAATACTTCGCCCCATCTTGAAAGACCGCACCACGCCGATAGTGACCACAGGTCTTTGCTTGGGAGGAGACATGGCGCTTCGTTTGGCAGAAGAGCTCGACACTCAGAAGATTGCCCGTCCTTCAGCAGTCATTATTGACGGCTTTGCCTGTCGTTCTAAGTATGGTGCCGACTGGGGCGGTATGGTTGTAGAGCCTGGTATTTCAGAAGAAGTAGTCAAGTTCCGTAATCATGTCTTGCACACGCTCTCTGGTTCCTTCGTTCAGCACCATTATTCAGGTCCTGCACATCTCATCATGTGTACTGAGTTTGAAGATGCGCCAGGTCAGACCCGTGAAGAAGCCATAGCTCACTTCCCCGTCAACAAGGCAAACTGGAAAGAATCGCAACCTGACATGCCTATCACTTTCGTTGGCTCCGTCCACATGCAGATGGTACATGATCCAGAGAATCTCAGAATTATAAAACAGGTTATCGATAGCTATGCGTTTGCTTGA
- a CDS encoding TonB-dependent receptor has translation MRQKVLIIIAILCFQMPLSGSAQDVGSARQIYDQAEKEYQIGRLEQATQLLKSNLKYFNGNLKQNAYRLLSLCYLAQDSIALAESYTSLLIQENPYYTSVQDPVRFEDMISRLKTGRSTTVTTASSQAEKISEAPVPVTIITSEMIEMLGYNKNLNQILAAYIPGVSEVASANLDNIAMHGAYTASQENILIMENGHRLNARSTNLGRTDYAINTQKIDHIEVLRGPASSLYGNVALTAVVNIITKDGTSVNGLTAQYGYGSLNTHKADFQAGTHFMNCDVFAWASLYSSDGEDRYLSPELDQSLDIYRIAGVPSSYGGYAHINKYAEKPSYDVGVNIKLNDFSLMFSSKSGKKTQQYSVLSHLYDYDTYRWFDGQKPGYCVDENHADLSYSKKLGNFSLNASVYGDWYDINDYSAASDFMEYEEFNDDGTPAKDEQGNPIKITYIGAYQIYDWKEMTIGASLRGDYNYTLGKMKGNLLAGMQYEYFSLYDTYGMVGVNFDDIMLFFSEKNNTIKTGRENNISFFVQDKHYFTPKLILNAGTRFDSKYRANGVRINAFSPRVAFIYTSSRALSMKLSYSRSFVDAPYFYRLNMDNTYKGSIDLKPEYLNAVQFNVMGDILLKNLTYDVNLFYNRFSDIIYSIPSAGLEDDKYRNSGKLETIGAECALHYNGKRLKANFTASHTRILSAKDYPVKGHHIYSVPDFISNVQLMYDVLGKNNQHLWLTSNVKFGSKFYIQSPDPTLEDTKYSDNTVIDLGARYQFGKHMSLQLDCENIFDKKTYISGATLIIMPWYNPGRTLLASIKYTL, from the coding sequence ATGAGACAGAAAGTTCTTATCATCATAGCAATACTTTGTTTTCAAATGCCCCTTTCCGGTTCGGCACAGGATGTCGGGTCAGCTCGACAGATCTATGATCAGGCAGAAAAGGAATATCAGATAGGTCGGTTGGAACAAGCCACCCAACTACTGAAGAGCAACCTGAAGTATTTCAATGGCAACCTGAAGCAGAATGCCTATCGTTTGCTTTCGCTATGCTATCTGGCTCAAGACAGTATTGCTTTGGCAGAAAGCTATACGTCGCTGTTGATTCAAGAAAACCCCTACTACACTTCGGTGCAAGACCCAGTGCGTTTCGAGGATATGATAAGCAGACTGAAGACGGGACGTTCAACGACTGTGACAACGGCTTCCAGTCAGGCTGAGAAAATTAGTGAGGCTCCTGTGCCCGTAACGATTATTACATCCGAGATGATTGAGATGCTGGGCTATAACAAGAACCTCAATCAAATCCTGGCTGCATATATTCCGGGTGTATCAGAGGTAGCTTCGGCTAATCTTGACAATATTGCCATGCATGGTGCCTATACGGCCAGTCAGGAGAATATCCTTATCATGGAGAATGGTCATCGTTTGAATGCCCGTTCCACCAACCTGGGACGTACTGACTATGCTATCAATACGCAGAAGATTGATCATATTGAGGTGCTTCGTGGGCCTGCATCTTCTCTTTACGGCAACGTGGCTCTTACTGCTGTGGTTAATATCATTACAAAGGATGGTACCAGCGTTAATGGACTGACAGCTCAGTATGGCTATGGTTCTCTGAATACGCACAAAGCAGACTTCCAAGCAGGAACGCATTTCATGAATTGTGATGTCTTTGCCTGGGCTTCCCTGTATAGTTCTGATGGTGAAGACCGTTATCTGTCTCCAGAATTGGATCAGTCGTTAGACATTTATAGAATTGCGGGGGTGCCTTCATCATACGGAGGTTATGCCCATATCAACAAATACGCAGAAAAGCCTTCCTACGATGTAGGTGTCAACATAAAATTGAATGATTTCAGTCTGATGTTCTCGAGTAAGAGTGGCAAAAAAACGCAACAGTATTCTGTGCTGTCTCACCTTTATGATTATGATACCTATCGGTGGTTCGACGGACAAAAGCCTGGCTATTGTGTTGATGAGAACCATGCAGACTTGAGTTACAGCAAAAAACTGGGAAATTTCTCGCTGAATGCCTCCGTATATGGTGACTGGTATGACATTAATGATTATAGTGCAGCTTCAGACTTCATGGAATATGAAGAGTTCAATGATGATGGTACTCCTGCGAAGGATGAGCAAGGCAATCCTATTAAAATAACTTATATTGGCGCATACCAGATTTATGATTGGAAAGAGATGACTATCGGTGCATCACTTAGAGGGGACTATAATTACACCTTGGGAAAGATGAAAGGTAACCTTCTGGCCGGTATGCAATACGAGTATTTCTCCCTGTATGATACATATGGAATGGTGGGCGTAAATTTCGACGACATCATGCTGTTCTTTTCTGAAAAGAATAATACGATTAAGACGGGACGTGAGAATAATATCTCGTTCTTTGTACAAGACAAACATTATTTCACTCCAAAACTTATTTTGAATGCGGGTACACGATTCGATAGTAAATATCGCGCTAACGGTGTTCGAATTAATGCTTTCTCTCCACGTGTGGCATTTATCTATACGTCATCCAGAGCGCTGAGCATGAAACTGTCTTATTCACGTTCATTTGTAGATGCACCTTATTTCTATCGTTTGAATATGGATAATACCTATAAAGGCAGTATTGACTTGAAACCTGAGTACCTGAATGCTGTTCAGTTTAACGTAATGGGGGACATCTTACTTAAAAACCTTACATACGATGTCAATCTATTCTACAATAGATTCTCCGATATTATTTATTCCATTCCTTCTGCTGGTCTCGAGGATGACAAGTATAGAAATTCTGGTAAACTGGAAACGATTGGTGCTGAATGTGCCTTACATTATAACGGTAAGCGACTGAAGGCAAACTTTACAGCCAGTCACACCCGCATTTTGAGTGCAAAGGACTATCCAGTCAAGGGGCATCATATTTATTCGGTACCTGATTTTATTAGTAATGTACAACTGATGTATGATGTATTAGGAAAAAATAATCAACATCTTTGGCTGACATCAAATGTGAAATTCGGTAGCAAGTTCTATATCCAGTCACCAGATCCTACACTTGAAGACACGAAGTATTCAGACAATACCGTTATTGACTTGGGAGCACGTTATCAGTTTGGTAAGCACATGAGTTTGCAATTGGATTGTGAGAACATTTTCGATAAGAAAACATATATTTCTGGTGCTACGCTAATTATTATGCCGTGGTATAACCCAGGACGTACATTGCTGGCTTCTATCAAATATACTCTTTAG
- a CDS encoding sensor histidine kinase, translating to MEKQMEDLQQKLKEQEKLASLGLLSAGIAHEIQNPLNFVINFSKMSDKLLNDLTEIVEDNEDKLPENDREEVEDIVADLKENMAKIVEHGERAISIIRGILLMSRGKENEFLPTDVCHLVKEYVWLAYHAMRANDKSFNISIKENYQEGIPQMMVIPQDLSRAVLNVMSNACYAVKQRSQQEGADYQPTIEVVVSAADELIIQIKDNGTGMSDEVKEHLYENFFTTKPVGQGTGLGMGITRDIIENKHGGQLSFDSNEGQGTCFTFVLPIKKA from the coding sequence ATGGAGAAGCAAATGGAAGACCTGCAACAGAAGTTGAAAGAACAGGAGAAACTGGCATCGCTGGGACTGCTCAGCGCAGGTATTGCCCATGAGATACAGAACCCGCTGAACTTCGTCATCAACTTCAGCAAGATGTCTGACAAGTTATTGAACGACCTGACGGAAATCGTGGAGGACAACGAGGATAAGTTGCCTGAAAACGATCGTGAGGAGGTAGAGGACATCGTGGCTGACTTGAAAGAGAATATGGCGAAGATCGTGGAACATGGTGAGCGGGCTATCAGCATCATCCGTGGTATCCTGTTGATGTCAAGAGGCAAAGAGAACGAGTTCCTGCCTACGGACGTCTGCCATCTGGTGAAAGAGTACGTATGGTTGGCTTATCATGCTATGCGTGCCAATGACAAGAGTTTCAACATCAGCATCAAGGAGAATTATCAGGAAGGTATTCCCCAAATGATGGTGATTCCGCAGGATTTGAGTCGCGCGGTGCTTAATGTGATGAGCAATGCCTGCTACGCTGTGAAGCAGCGCAGTCAGCAGGAAGGTGCCGACTATCAGCCTACGATAGAGGTGGTGGTTTCGGCTGCCGATGAACTGATTATTCAGATTAAAGATAACGGAACAGGTATGAGCGACGAGGTGAAGGAGCATCTTTACGAGAATTTCTTCACCACGAAGCCCGTTGGTCAAGGTACTGGTCTTGGCATGGGCATCACACGTGATATCATAGAAAACAAGCATGGGGGCCAGTTGTCCTTTGATTCCAATGAAGGACAAGGCACCTGCTTTACCTTTGTATTACCTATTAAGAAAGCATGA